A single window of Serinus canaria isolate serCan28SL12 chromosome 14, serCan2020, whole genome shotgun sequence DNA harbors:
- the LOC103817611 gene encoding ATP-sensitive inward rectifier potassium channel 12, with amino-acid sequence MTTGRVNPYSIVSSEEDGLRLTTMPGINGFGNGKIHTRRKCRNRFVKKNGQCNVEFTNMDDKPQRYIADMFTTCVDIRWRYMLLLFSLAFLVSWLLFGLIFWLIALIHGDLENPGGDDTFKPCVLQVNGFVAAFLFSIETQTTIGYGFRCVTEECPLAVFMVVVQSIVGCIIDSFMIGAIMAKMARPKKRAQTLLFSHNAVVAMRDGKLCLMWRVGNLRKSHIVEAHVRAQLIKPRITEEGEYIPLDQIDIDVGFDKGLDRIFLVSPITILHEINEDSPLFGISRQDLETDDFEIVVILEGMVEATAMTTQARSSYLASEILWGHRFEPVLFEEKNQYKVDYSHFHKTYEVPSTPRCSAKDLVENKFLLPSTNSFCYENELAFMSRDEEEEDDDSRGLEDLSPDNRHEFDRLQATIALDQRSYRRESEI; translated from the coding sequence ATGACAACGGGCAGAGTCAACCCTTACAGCATCGTGTCCTCCGAGGAAGACGGGCTGAGGTTGACCACCATGCCAGGTATCAACGGCTTTGGCAATGGGAAAATCCACACCAGGAGGAAATGCAGGAACAGGTTTGTAAAGAAGAACGGTCAGTGCAACGTGGAGTTCACCAACATGGATGACAAGCCACAGAGGTACATTGCAGACATGTTCACCACGTGCGTTGACATTCGCTGGAGGTATATGCTCTTGCTCTTTTCCCTGGCATTTCTGGTGTCCTGGTTATTGTTTGGGCTGATTTTCTGGCTAATTGCACTCATTCACGGAGACCTAGAAAACCCGGGTGGAGATGATACTTTCAAGCCTTGCGTTCTGCAGGTCAATGGCTTTGTGGCTGCTTTTCTGTTCTCCATCGAGACCCAAACGACTATTGGGTACGGCTTCCGCTGCGTGACCGAGGAGTGTCCGCTGGCCGTCTTCATGGTGGTGGTTCAGTCCATCGTGGGCTGCATAATCGACTCTTTCATGATTGGTGCAATAATGGCAAAAATGGCCAGGCCCAAAAAAAGGGCCCAGACATTACTTTTCAGCCATAACGCAGTAGTGGCGATGAGAGATGGAAAACTCTGCCTGATGTGGAGAGTTGGGAACCTACGGAAAAGCCACATAGTAGAAGCCCACGTACGAGCTCAGCTCATTAAGCCCAGGATCACAGAGGAAGGGGAGTACATCCCGCTCGACCAAATAGACATTGACGTGGGGTTTGATAAAGGCTTGGACCGTATTTTCTTGGTGTCTCCCATCACCATTCTCCACGAGATCAACGAAGACAGCCCCTTGTTCGGGATCAGCCGCCAGGACTTGGAGACAGATGACTTTGAGATCGTCGTCATCCTGGAGGGCATGGTAGAGGCCACAGCCATGACGACGCAAGCTCGGAGCTCCTACCTGGCCAGTGAGATACTGTGGGGCCACCGCTTCGAGCCCGTCTTGTTCGAGGAGAAAAACCAGTACAAAGTAGACTATTCCCACTTCCACAAAACCTACGAGGTCCCGTCCACGCCCCGTTGCAGCGCCAAGGACTTGGTGGAGAACAaattcctgctgcccagcaccaaCTCCTTCTGCTACGAGAACGAGCTGGCCTTCATGAGCCGCGACGAGGAAGAGGAAGACGATGACAGTCGGGGTCTGGAGGACCTCAGCCCGGACAACAGGCACGAGTTCGACAGGCTTCAAGCCACAATAGCGTTGGATCAGCGGTCGTACAGGAGGGAGTCAGAAATATGA